From Aspergillus fumigatus Af293 chromosome 5, whole genome shotgun sequence, a single genomic window includes:
- a CDS encoding PHP domain protein, which yields MKHICSIAWLVPLLELAIAARAPIKKTLTGHIDPSQVFSFVYVPFEVEVGTTSIYVVQNYSNKGRGNALDLGVFDQRGYQMMDAQSGTTGSRGWSGGFRNNFTITPTWATPGYNPGAIEPGIWNVVLGPYESVPDGIDWQLDIEMSFDPVDSWFAPDYATTDLDPLCNDCQEDSAFIWLRGDFHMHTVYSDGKYTPDQQIHNALAQNLSFIFFSDHNTDTSNQIIGAYQASLAPDLLVGRAIEVTTRSGHWQAVGLDRGQIIEWRYKPDDNPGFAAAAHQVHRVGGFVSANHPFATCPACNWSLGWEETDAVEVWNAQWDEKDQQAVQKWQELLVDGKFLTAIGGSDSHSPPSLNGWPTTIVKARGRSQAAIVEGVKAGRAYLVQGPGMDLTFEVRVPSLDAPAQIGDKVRRTAAGAKAVLVTDGMSKLKACFVSDKGYFYNTTIEDGVRVKTGVLSGARFVRVEVRNGTTDEVLALTSPVWFLGP from the exons ATGAAGCACATCTGTTCTATTGCCTGGCTGGTTCCGCTTTTGGAACTGGCCATCGCTGCCCGAGCACCGATAAAGAAAACCTTGACCGGCCACATTGACCCCTCGCAGGTCTTCTCCTTTGTCTATGTGCCTTTTGAAGTGGAAGTCGGAACAACCTCCATATATGTTGTGCAGAACTACTCGAACAAGGGACGGGGGAatgcccttgaccttggcgTCTTCGACCAGCGAGGATACCAGATGATGGACGCACAAAGTGGCACCACGGGCTCTCGAGGCTGGTCTGGCGGTTTCAG AAACAACTTCACCATCACGCCCACCTGGGCCACTCCCGGCTACAATCCCGGCGCCATCGAGCCAGGCATCTGGAACGTCGTGCTCGGCCCATACGAATCCGTCCCCGACGGTATCGACTGGCAGCTGGATATCGAAATGTCCTTCGACCCCGTCGACTCGTGGTTCGCCCCAGACTACGCCACCACCGACCTTGACCCCCTCTGCAACGACTGCCAGGAGGATTCGGCGTTCATCTGGCTCCGCGGCGACTTCCACATGCACACCGTCTACTCGGACGGCAAGTACACGCCCGACCAGCAGATCCACAACGCGCTGGCCCAGAatctctccttcatcttcttcagcgacCACAACACCGACACCAGCAACCAGATCATCGGCGCCTACCAGGCCTCTCTCGCCCCGGATCTGCTGGTCGGCCGCGCCATCGAGGTTACCACCCGCTCCGGCCACTGGCAGGCCGTCGGCCTCGACCGCGGCCAGATCATCGAGTGGCGGTACAAGCCGGACGACAACCCTGGCTTCGCGGCCGCCGCGCACCAGGTCCACCGGGTCGGTGGCTTCGTCTCAGCGAACCACCCGTTTGCGACGTGCCCCGCGTGTAACTGGAGTCTCGGGTGGGAAGAGACCGACGCCGTGGAGGTGTGGAACGCGCAGTGGGACGAGAAGGATCAACAGGCCGTCCAGAAGTGGCAGGAGCTGCTTGTAGATGGGAAATTCCTGACCGCTATTGGAGGCAGCGATTCGCACTCTCCGCCGTCGCTGAACGGGTGGCCGACGACCATCGTCAAAGCGAGGGGACGCAGCCAGGCGGCGATTGTGGAGGGCGTCAAGGCCGGCCGGGCGTATCTGGTTCAAGGACCGGGGATGGACCTCACGTTCGAGGTGCGCGTTCCCTCGCTGGATGCGCCTGCGCAGATTGGCGATAAGGTCCGGAGGACTGCGGCGGGGGCCAAGGCGGTCTTGGTCACTGACGGGATGTCGAAGCTCAAGGCTTGCTTTGTCTCGGACAAGGGGTACTTCTACAATACCACCATTGAAGATGGAGTACGGGTCAAAACGGGTGTGCTGTCGGGGGCCCGGTTTGTCCGGGTGGAGGTCCGCAATGGCACGACAGACGAGGTGCTGGCCTTGACGAGTCCGGTTTGGTTCTTGGGTCCGTGA
- a CDS encoding extracellular proline-rich protein: MILHSLLLVSALAGSSLAFSGHHSFTNSTTPSHHPSTHTLLPTGGGGGKPTHTGGTGTGTGHPQPTTTVVPGGDSGSVSTVTETITKTTFKPCSTPIHTQSGTTYYSTWLTTSTYETTTCYTTHIPTTIPASPQTTTVTLPGPGNSCPPPSTVTVTVTVSSGGDTGPHTQAPAPGGDSGSGPNPGTGTGTGSGPCKHCETITYTNTYGYTTTIVIPPISEPTSSATTRTTGTGTTTTKPTPPVGTGTAPGHSHTRGSPTGTGVGQAPTETKTWHFERRIVRV; encoded by the coding sequence ATGATATTGCACTCGTTGCTCTTAGTCTCTGCCCTCGCAGGCTCTTCGCTTGCCTTTTCTGGCCATCACAGCTTCACCAACTCGACCACCCCCTCTCACCATCCGTCCACTCATACACTGCTTCCCACgggcggaggagggggtAAGCCTACTCACACCGGTGGCACTGGCACTGGCACTGGTCATCCGCAGCCTACAACGACCGTCGTCCCTGGCGGCGACTCTGGCTCCGTCTCAACCGTGACCGAGACCATCACCAAGACGACCTTCAAGCCATGCTCGACTCCTATCCACACCCAGAGCGGCACCACCTACTACAGCACCTGGTTGACGACGTCTACCTACGAGACAACCACGTGCTACACGACCCATATCCCCACAACGATCCCAGCGTCCCCCCAGACAACAACCGTCACCCTGCCCGGTCCAGGAAACAGCTGTCCCCCTCCATCCACAGTCACGGTAACCGTCACGGTAAGCAGCGGCGGGGATACAGGACCGCACACTCAGGCACCAGCACCCGGTGGAGACAGCGGAAGTGGTCCTAATCCTGGTACTGGCACTGGTACTGGCTCCGGACCCTGCAAGCACTGCGAGACCATCACCTACACCAACACCTACGGCTACACGACCACTATCGTGATCCCCCCGATTTCTGAACCCACGAGCAGTGCTACCACGCGCACCACGGGAACCGGAACAACTACTACCAAGCCTACGCCCCCTGTGGGAACGGGCACGGCTCCCGGTCACAGTCATACTCGGGGATCACCAACTGGGACCGGGGTTGGACAGGCTCCTACTGAGACGAAGACGTGGCATTTTGAGAGGAGAATAGTGCGGGTGTAG